The DNA sequence CTTGACGGGGCATCGGCCGGCAGCTATTCACAATACCGCCGGGGCGGGGATTTTGAGAAGGTCATAGCAAACCTGAAGGCCATCGCTGCCGAGAAGACAAGGCGGGGGGCCAAATACCCCCGCCTTGTCTGGCAGTTCATCGTGTTCCGGCACAATGAGACCGAGATCCCCCAGGCCATTGCCATGGCGAAACAGATGGGGATTGATGAGATCAAATTTATCGCATCTTTTGCTAAAATGGAGACCCTGGCTTATAATGCCGCCGATAAAAAACAAGAGGAATTGGAAGATTACCTGCCCCAGGACCACCGTTATCACTTGTACAACTCCAATAAAGGAGCCTCTCGAAAAGTTGCTCAATGCCCATTTCTGTGGAACCAGATAGCGGTGCGGACCGACGGAGGTATTGCTCCCTGCTGCGGTAGCTATCATAAGGATGATGATTTCGGCTCTTTGTCCGACAGCGACATCATGGCCGTATGGAACAATGAAAAATATCAACAGGCCCGAAAAACATTGAGGACCAGGGGTTGGTTTAAAAGCCATACTATTTGTGACCAATGTATTATAAATGATCCCTACAAATAAAATGCCCGATATATATCTAAAAAAAATCAAGCACATTTCGCAGTTCTCCGATTGGCTAAAAGAACTGCCTCTGTCAATTCCCAAAGACCGTCCGGTGGTGCTGAAGCCCAACCTGGTCTATCCCATCAGTTGGAAAAGCGGGGTGGTCAGCGATGTCCGCCAGGCGGGGATGCTGATCGAGCATCTCAGG is a window from the Candidatus Edwardsbacteria bacterium genome containing:
- a CDS encoding radical SAM protein, with product MPKTKVSYPWENNYTVDLLKRFIFTRYFSWRKFYNLMLGLAQNFLLLDRALARPVKMIIEPSDRCNLNCPLCPTGRRLAGRKETNLRLETFKKAVDPLAPYLYETYLYNWGEPLLNPELFNLVKYCSHRRIRTVVSTNLTLFESRMMNSLMDSGLDTMIVSLDGASAGSYSQYRRGGDFEKVIANLKAIAAEKTRRGAKYPRLVWQFIVFRHNETEIPQAIAMAKQMGIDEIKFIASFAKMETLAYNAADKKQEELEDYLPQDHRYHLYNSNKGASRKVAQCPFLWNQIAVRTDGGIAPCCGSYHKDDDFGSLSDSDIMAVWNNEKYQQARKTLRTRGWFKSHTICDQCIINDPYK